The following coding sequences are from one Salinicoccus sp. Bachu38 window:
- a CDS encoding carbohydrate ABC transporter permease — MKKKKTTGRIVLEIVGILLALLWLSPFYIMLVNAFKTKREMFENTLAPPQEPIFANFVQAFQELDFLRTFFNSFLITSLSIVCIVFFSAMAAYALSRNKSKVSGLIFFLFVASMLIPFQSVMIPLVKIFSELQSLNKWGLIFMYIGFGSGLSLFLYHGALKNIPLSLDEAAKIDGATKWQTFWHVIFPLLRPIGVTVAILNVIWIWNDFLLPSLVLGQGDETIPLKLFLFFGQYTKQWTLALAGLTISIIPVIIGYFIAQRHIIKGVSDGAVK; from the coding sequence ATGAAGAAGAAAAAGACGACCGGCCGCATTGTTCTGGAAATCGTCGGCATTCTGCTTGCGCTTCTATGGCTCTCCCCCTTCTATATCATGCTGGTCAATGCATTCAAGACGAAGCGGGAAATGTTTGAAAATACACTTGCGCCTCCCCAGGAACCCATCTTTGCAAACTTTGTACAGGCTTTCCAGGAACTCGACTTTCTCAGGACATTCTTCAACTCCTTCCTGATTACGTCGCTGAGCATTGTGTGCATAGTGTTCTTTTCGGCAATGGCTGCGTACGCACTATCAAGGAACAAGAGCAAGGTCAGCGGGCTGATATTCTTCCTGTTCGTCGCTTCCATGCTCATACCGTTCCAGTCTGTGATGATTCCGCTGGTCAAGATATTCAGTGAGCTTCAGAGCCTCAACAAATGGGGGCTGATATTCATGTACATCGGCTTCGGTTCCGGTCTCTCACTGTTCCTCTACCACGGAGCGCTGAAGAATATCCCGCTCTCCCTGGATGAGGCGGCAAAAATTGATGGAGCAACGAAGTGGCAGACCTTCTGGCATGTCATATTCCCGCTTCTGAGACCGATTGGTGTGACGGTGGCAATCCTGAATGTCATCTGGATCTGGAACGACTTCCTGCTCCCAAGCCTGGTGCTTGGCCAGGGGGATGAAACGATTCCGCTTAAGCTGTTCCTGTTCTTCGGACAGTATACGAAACAGTGGACTTTGGCGTTGGCCGGCCTGACAATTTCCATCATACCGGTCATAATCGGCTACTTCATTGCTCAAAGGCACATCATCAAAGGGGTATCGGACGGTGCTGTGAAGTAA
- a CDS encoding LacI family DNA-binding transcriptional regulator, with protein sequence MVTIKDVARIAGVSPSTVSRVIKDHEGISGSTKKKVRKIMEEIGYAPNIAARNLVTNQSNTIGLVIKSGMHEVNLNPFYSEVNLGVSETCRQKGFSTLTTSATDDASLLAEVKELISSRQVDGFILLYSKEGDPIAEFLSSSEFPFVVIGKDIHNDQEAIYVDNDNVQAAVSITELLIRKGYSKITMIVDNDVFAVATDRIRGFEAAMQEAGLSGSCRVVKCGDEDGSLGRMLDSLFGGDGPEVLLTLDGVLNARVISHLYQMKIRIPKDVATATFSDSLLTKFAAPPQTVVDIFPEELGKEAGNEIITLIKDEEKLKRNITVPTRIIERRSTQKEEGR encoded by the coding sequence ATGGTGACGATAAAAGATGTAGCAAGGATAGCTGGAGTCTCGCCCTCTACCGTATCCAGGGTAATAAAGGATCATGAGGGCATCAGTGGCTCTACAAAGAAGAAAGTGCGAAAAATAATGGAAGAGATCGGGTACGCGCCCAATATTGCGGCGCGGAACCTGGTGACGAATCAGTCGAACACCATTGGTCTGGTCATCAAGAGCGGGATGCACGAAGTGAACCTGAACCCCTTCTATTCCGAAGTGAACCTCGGTGTTTCCGAGACATGCAGGCAGAAGGGCTTCTCCACTCTCACCACTTCTGCGACGGATGATGCCAGCCTCCTGGCAGAAGTCAAGGAGCTGATCAGCTCCAGGCAGGTCGACGGGTTCATACTCCTCTATTCCAAAGAGGGGGACCCGATAGCGGAATTCCTCTCTTCATCAGAGTTTCCTTTCGTAGTGATAGGGAAGGATATACACAACGACCAGGAAGCCATATATGTGGATAATGACAATGTACAGGCGGCGGTGTCAATCACTGAATTATTGATTCGAAAAGGGTATAGTAAAATCACGATGATAGTGGATAATGACGTCTTTGCAGTTGCCACGGACAGGATCAGGGGATTTGAAGCAGCGATGCAGGAAGCCGGGCTTTCCGGCTCCTGCAGGGTAGTCAAATGCGGGGACGAGGATGGTTCCCTCGGCCGTATGCTGGATTCTTTATTCGGGGGTGATGGGCCGGAGGTACTGCTGACACTGGATGGTGTGCTGAACGCCCGCGTCATTTCGCACCTCTATCAGATGAAGATCCGCATCCCCAAGGATGTGGCGACGGCGACCTTCAGTGATTCCCTGCTGACAAAATTTGCAGCGCCGCCGCAGACTGTTGTCGATATCTTCCCGGAGGAACTCGGGAAGGAAGCCGGCAATGAAATCATCACCCTGATAAAGGACGAAGAGAAATTGAAAAGGAATATTACGGTGCCTACGCGTATCATTGAGCGCCGATCAACACAGAAGGAGGAAGGCAGATGA